A window from Pangasianodon hypophthalmus isolate fPanHyp1 chromosome 4, fPanHyp1.pri, whole genome shotgun sequence encodes these proteins:
- the sec62 gene encoding translocation protein SEC62, with protein sequence MAERRRHKKRIQEVSEPTKEEKAVAKYLRFNCPTKSTNMMGHRVDYFIASKAVDCLLDSKWAKSKKPEEALFTTRESVVDYCNRLLKKQFFHRALKVMKKKPEKDPKKEKVKGDGGKEEEKKSKKEKEKEKEKEKKKDTEATDTKKEKSDESPGSPKKKKEVKKKFKLEPHEDQLFLDGNEVYVWIYDPVHFKTFAMGLVLVIAVIAATLFPLWPAEMRVGVYYLSVCAGCFVASILLLAVARCILFLIIWLVTGGRHHFWFLPNLTADVGFVDSFRPIYTHEYKGPRTSGKKGAGEKSEGKGAKTQKSDSEDKSDGEKKEEEEEEVEEEEEEEAGKEVEAERRSDSDSERREDDGSQHSNGNDFEMITRDELEQHTDEEEEEEEEEEEEEQEGKEAEPKPHQT encoded by the exons ATGGCGGAGCGCAGGAGACACAAGAAGCGAATTCAG GAGGTGAGTGAACCAACCAAGGAGGAGAAGGCAGTGGCCAAATACCTGCGCTTTAACTGCCCTACCAAGTCCACTAACATGATGGGCCATCGAGTCGACTACTTCATAG CATCTAAAGCGGTGGACTGTCTGCTCGACTCTAAATGGGCCAAATCAAAGAAACCTGAGGAAGCTTTATTCACCACCAGGGAGTCTGTGGTGGATTACTGCAACAG GCTCCTGAAGAAGCAATTCTTCCACCGAGCTTTGAAGGTGATGAAGAAGAAACCGGAGAAAGACCCAAAGAAGGAGAAGGTGAAAGGTGACGGAGgcaaagaggaagagaagaagagcaagaaggagaaagagaaagagaaggagaaggagaagaaaaaagacacTGAGGCCACAGACACCAAGAAGGAAAAGAGC gatgaaaGTCCAGGATCCccgaagaagaagaaagaggttAAGAAGAAGTTTAAACTGGAGCCTCATGAGGATCAGCTGTTTCTGGATGGGAACGAG GTGTATGTGTGGATTTATGACCCGGtccattttaaaacttttgctATGGGACTGGTGTTGG tgattGCAGTGATAGCTGCGACACTGTTCCCCCTGTGGCCAGCGGAGATGAGGGTGGGTGTGTattacctgagtgtgtgtgcaggctgtTTCGTCGCCAGCATCCTTCTCCTTGCTGTTG CTCGCTGTATTCTATTCCTGATCATCTGGTTGGTCACTGGGGGGCGCCATCACTTCTGGTTCCTCCCCAATCTGACTGCAGATGTGGGCTTTGTCGACTCATTCCGTCCCATTTACACGCACGAGTACAAGGGCCCTAGGACGAGCGGCAAGAAGGGCGCAGGGGAGAAGTCCGAGGGCAAGGGTGCCAAGACGCAGAAATCAGACAGCGAGGACAAATCGGATGGtgagaagaaggaggaagaggaagaggaagtggaggaggaagaggaagaggaggcagGGAAGGAGGTGGAGGCAGAGCGGCGCTCAGATTCAGACAGTGAGCGCAGAGAGGACGACGGCTCGCAGCACAGCAACGGAAACGACTTCGAGATGATCACGCGCGATGAGCTTGAGCAGCACACcgatgaggaggaagaggaagaagaggaggaggaggaggaggagcaagaGGGAAAAGAGGCGGAGCCCAAACCACACCAGACGTAA